The Blastocatellia bacterium nucleotide sequence CATCCGGGGTCAGGGGCTTCACCGAGTATCGCGGCGTGCGGATGATGCGCACCTCCGGCGCCGGCGACTCGACGGGCAGCGTCTTCACGAGCTTGCGCGTCGCCCGCCGACGCGCCGCGAATTTCTCCTTCTGCTTGAGGACTTGTCGAAGGAGACGGTCGATGGCTCCGGTGACGGAGCTATAGAGGTCGTCCGTCTCGGCCGTCCCCGTGAACTGATGATCTCGCCAGGTGACGAGAATCTCCGCCAGGAAACGGTGCTTCTGCGCACTCACAATGACGTGCGCTTTGGCTGCATCGTCGAGGACGCGGTCCAACTTCTCCAAAGCTCGTCGCAAACGCTTCTCGATCGTGGGCGTGAGCGTCACATTTCGCGTCGTGAGTTCAACGTTCATCTTCCCCTCCCTGCGGCAAGCAGCAAGCGATCTCGCGAGCTGGGAATGCCCAACTGCTTCCGATACTTCGTCACCGTGCGGCGAGAGAGTCGGATACCCTCTCGTTCCAAGAGACGCACGAGATCCTCATCGGTCAGCGGGGCTCGCGGATCCTCTTGCTCGATGAGCTTTTGAAGGCGGAGCTTGAGAACGCGCGTCGAAATCTGCTCACCGTTCTCCTTCCTCACGCCTTCGGTGAAGAAGCGGCGCAGCTCGATCAGGCCCTGTGGGGTATCAATGTACTTGTTGCTCACGATGCGGCTGACGGTGGAGAGCGAGAGGCCCAATTCGGCCGCGATGTCCTTCAACAGCATCGGCTTCAAATGCTCCGGGCCGTAGTCGAGGAAATCCCGTTGCCGCCGGACGATCGCTTCACATACGCGGTAGATCGCGCGCCGCCGATGCTCGATGTTCTTCAAGAGTTCGACCGCCGAGCGCAAGCGCTCGCGCACGAAATCGCGCGTCTCCTTGGGAAGGCGTTCGTCCCTGAGCAGCCGCCGATAATAGGCGTTGATCCGAAGCTGCGGTAGCCCCTCCTCGTTAAAGAGGATCACGTACCGATCGTCCACCTTTACGATGCTCGCCTCAGGCGCGATGTAGGTCGGAGGAGCAGCCCCCAAGTTTCGTCCCGGGCGCGGGTCTAACTGTCGGATGACCTCCAGCTCCTCGCGGAGCGTCTCCAGAGGGAGATTGAGCCGCTGAGCCAGCTCCGGCAACCGATGCGGTTGCAGCTCCCACAGATGCTCTCGCACGAGGCGGGCGGCCAACCGATCCTCCCATCCCCGCGCGCGGAGCTGCAGCAGCAAGCATTCCCGCAGGTCACGGGCACCGATCCCTGGAGGGTCGAGGCTTTGCACAAGAGCGAGCGCGCGCTCGACGACCTCGTCGGACCATCCTCCTAAGGCCCGGATCTCTTCGAGCGTCGCCTCCAGATAGCCGTCGCTGTTGAGGCATCCGATGATCGCTTCCGCAGCCTCGCGCACGTCCGCATCCTTCGGAGCGATCAGACGGAGTTGTTCCAGCAAGACCTCATAAAGGGAGGGACGACTCGGCGTCAGCTTCTCCAGTAGCGAGGCCTCATCTTCCGGAGGGGGCTCCGCCCACGCCGTCTGCGGGACCGGGTCGAGATAGTTCTGGAAGAAATCCTCGAAATCCACCTCCTCGAAGACGTCCTTCGGTTTCGATGGGGTTTCCTCCGATTCCGACATCGCCGCGCGGGACTCGCGCTCCGTATTGAGGAGCACCTTCTCGGCCGAAGGAACGGGTTCGATCACTTCCTCCAAAACCGGATTCTCCCGCAGCTCCTGCCGCACCAGGGCGAGCAACTCCAGTTTCGTCATGGCCAGCAGATCAATGCGTTGCTTGAGCTGCGGCGTCAGCGCCAGACGCTGCGTCAATCCCTGTGTGATCTTCACCGATGGCATAGGTCACAGCCGGAAGTGCTCACCCAAATAGACGCGCCGGACCTCCGGATCCTCCGTCAGGACCTCCGGCGTGCCGGCGCGAAAGATGCGCCCCTCGCTGAGAAGATACGCGCGGTCCGTGATCCGCAGCATCTCCCGCACATTGTGATCCGTGATCAGGATCCCAATCCCCCGTTCCTTCAATCGCACGATGATCCGTTGCAGATCGGCCACAGCGAGTGGATCGATCCCCGTCAACGGCTCATCCAAGAGCAGGAAGCGCGGCTCCATGACCAGAGCGCGCGCGATCTCCGTCCGCCGTCGTTCTCCACCCGAGAGAGCATAGCCTTTAACCCGACGCACCGACGTCAGGCCGAGATCTTCCAAGACCTCTTCCAATCGGCGCTGTCGCTCCGCGCGACTGAGCTTCTGTCGTTCCAGAACGGCGAGGATATTCTCTTCCACTGTCAGACGGCGAAAGATCGAAGGTTCTTGCGGGAGATAGACGAGCCCTCGTCGGGCGCGAAGATACATGGGTAAGGTCGTGATCTCACGGCCATCTAAAAACACGGCGCCGCGATCGGGCACCTCGATCCCAACGAGCAAATGAAAGGTCGTCGTCTTTCCCGCCCCATTGGGCCCCAGCAATCCGACGATCTCCCCGGGATGCACCTCCAGAGAGACGTCCCGAAGCACGCAGCGTCCTCGATAGTATTTCGTCAATCCCGAAGCGCGAAGGGTGGTTCCATCGCGATGAGGCCAGTCGGGAAATGAAGGGGGCCTGGAGCCGAGGGCCGTCTCCTTCGTCTCTGTGATCAATGCGCTCACGGCTTTCCCCTCGGAATGGTTCGCACAGTCTTCACGCGGCGCGCCCCTTCGCCGTCCTCGATCAAGACTTTATCACCCCCATCTTGGAAAGTCAATCGAGCCCCCTGTTGCCGCACGCCGTGACGATCATCCTCCACGCGCGCGGGAGCGCCTTCGAGAACGATTCTCGCGCTGGCCGCGTCATAGGTGGCGCGCTCCGCATACGCTCGGCGTTCCGGCTCCATGAGCGTGACGCGCCGCTCAGCGAGAGCGCGTTCGATCTCGGCCACGTCCGGTTTCATGAAGACCGTGAGTGATTCCGCCAGAAGACGCTGCGCGCCGCGTTGCAGGCTTACCTCTCCCTCGTAGAGGATCTTCCGTTCGGCTTCGCAATAGCTGAGGCGCGCGGCGGAAACGAAGATGGGGACTGCCTCGGCTCGCCCCCCTTCGACGCGAGGGGCGCGAAAGAGGAACGAACGCACACGCCCATAAGCGTTCAACGTTCGTCCCGCTTCGTCCAACTCCAGCGCTTCGGTGGCGAGATACGTGTCCTGTTGCCACGCGCGCACGGCGCCTGTATAGCGCACCCGTCGCGCCCGGTGATCCGCCTCCAGCCGATCGGCGGCGATGAAGATGGGAGCATCGCGCTCAGCGAATGGCAAGGCGCGAGCCATCGCCTCGCGAGGGAGAATCGTCGTCACCACGCGACCGCGAGCCACGCTCCGCTCTTCTCGCACGTTCATGTCCACTTCATCCGCGCGCGTCCTCCCACGGGCATCCCAAACGGTCGGATCGCCTCCGCGCAAGCGGATCCATCCGGAGTCGGCCTCGTAGATCGCCCGCTCGCTCTCGGCGCGCCGATCGCCCTCCACGTAGCGAAATCTTCCGGATTGGAGCAATCGCGCGATCCCTCGCGTCTTCGGGTCGAACTCGACCAGTAAGGTAGCGCTCGTGGTCAGGCGTTGCGAGGACGTCGCCGATGCGTCCACAGGTTCGATCCGGACACGAATATCGCCACTTGCGCGACCGAGCGTCGCACGATTCTTCTCCCCGTCGAACGTCAGTTCCGCTTCTTGCGCCCAGATCGTCGTTCGCTCAGCCGTCTTCGCCGACGACGTCGGAGGGATCTCCACCCGCACATTGCCCGAGGCGCGCAACCTTGCCAGCGCGCGCGTCTCCGTTCGGAAAAATGCTTCCAGGCGATCAGCCTCCACACGTCGCTCGCCGGTGCGCCGATCGGGCGCTCCATCCCGCAATGCGAGACTCACGCGCCCGCCCTCGGCCCGCGCGAATTGAGGGACGAGAGCATTGCGCGAGGAGACGAAGGTGATCTCCACGCGGGGACCGCGCAATTCTCGCTCATCCGTTCGATCTCGAAAGCGGGCCAGGACCGACCCGATTGCGACTGCGCGCGAGACAGCTCGCCGTTCGGTGAGTGAGACCATCAGGCTCTGGCTGACGATCTCCACCGTCGTCTGTTCGGTTCGCGAATGAAAGCGCACGTTCCCTTCGGCTGTGAAATGTCGAACTCGATGCGCGCGATCGAGAACACCCTCGAGCCGATCCGCGCGCAGTTCATCCGCATCTCGCGCGATCACGACATCTCCGGTGAGTCGGAAGGTGAGCGTCGCGCCCTCAAACGTGGCGGCGGCGGCGCGCCCATTCCAGGGTTCGCTCGAGTCGGGAGTCGTCGGCGCGATCCCGAATCGCACGGTCTGCAGGAAGACGCGACTTCGCTGATCGCGCCGCAGATGGACTTCGGCTCCTTGGCTCTCTCCCCATCCGCTCGCATGTTCGAATGTCACCGGACGTTCCGTGCGCAGGATCTCGGTCGCTTGGTCATATCGCAGCTCCTCCGTTTGGAAGCGCAAGCCTTCGCGCGTCCAGGCTCGGACATCGGTGGCGAAGATCACGAGTCCGGACGTTTGATAGTACACGGCGCGGCGAGCCGTGATGCGCGCCCGCTCGCTAGCATCCGCGGCATAGAGCGTCACGCTCACATCGCTCAGCTCATGGTGCCCGTCATCGTACACTTCGTCGCGGGCCGCCGTGAGGAGAAAGAGCGGACGCCCATCTTGAGCTTGAAGATGACGGATATTCTCGCTCACCGAGACGAGGCGCGCGCTCAAAGAAGCCTCTTTCGTCTCCGCGCCGCGCCGTCGGAGGATGTGGTGCTGCTGCCGATAGGAGATGACGACCGCCGCTCCGACGATCGTGAAGAGCGCGATGGCCAAGAGGCGAATCGCGAGCGACCATTTCGGTTCAGGCCACTTCACGAGCCTCCTCCGATCGTAAGAGATGGTGAGGGGGGGGCCGAGACGAGCGGCGGTGGGGCTTCGGACAGGTCTTTGATCACGAGGTGAATGTGGAGAAGTCCCTCGTAGAACGACTCCCCGATGCTCGCCGCGAGCCAAATGGGGGATTTGAAGGCGCGCTCCCGAAGCCGTTCGATCCCATTCCACCAGAGCGCTTCCATGCTCTTCTCCGCTTGTCGGAGACGGAGCTTGAGGTGTCGGTCTTTCAGAACGCGCGGTTCGCCGTCCACGCGCACGTTCGCGAAGAGGAAGATCGGGCGCGGATTCCCCACTCCGAAGGGCTCCAGCTGCGCGAGGTGTTGCCAGAATTCAAACGTCACGTCCGAGAGCGTCAGCGTTCCATCGAGTACGAGCGTTGGAACGAGATCAAGAGGGGTGAGCACGCGCTCAGCCTCGGCTGTGAGGCGCTCGCGGAATTCTTCGAGGCGGTCGCGTCGGAGAACGAGACCCGCGGCGTGCGCGTGTCCCCCGTAACGCTCGAAGAGATCGGCGCACGCTTCCAACCCCCGCAGCAGATGAAAGGCCGGAATGCTCCGCCC carries:
- the lptB gene encoding LPS export ABC transporter ATP-binding protein, with protein sequence MSALITETKETALGSRPPSFPDWPHRDGTTLRASGLTKYYRGRCVLRDVSLEVHPGEIVGLLGPNGAGKTTTFHLLVGIEVPDRGAVFLDGREITTLPMYLRARRGLVYLPQEPSIFRRLTVEENILAVLERQKLSRAERQRRLEEVLEDLGLTSVRRVKGYALSGGERRRTEIARALVMEPRFLLLDEPLTGIDPLAVADLQRIIVRLKERGIGILITDHNVREMLRITDRAYLLSEGRIFRAGTPEVLTEDPEVRRVYLGEHFRL
- the raiA gene encoding ribosome-associated translation inhibitor RaiA, encoding MNVELTTRNVTLTPTIEKRLRRALEKLDRVLDDAAKAHVIVSAQKHRFLAEILVTWRDHQFTGTAETDDLYSSVTGAIDRLLRQVLKQKEKFAARRRATRKLVKTLPVESPAPEVRIIRTPRYSVKPLTPDEAAELLLKSSDHFLVFRNSETERVAVLYKRSDGHLGLIEP
- the lptC gene encoding LPS export ABC transporter periplasmic protein LptC is translated as MKWPEPKWSLAIRLLAIALFTIVGAAVVISYRQQHHILRRRGAETKEASLSARLVSVSENIRHLQAQDGRPLFLLTAARDEVYDDGHHELSDVSVTLYAADASERARITARRAVYYQTSGLVIFATDVRAWTREGLRFQTEELRYDQATEILRTERPVTFEHASGWGESQGAEVHLRRDQRSRVFLQTVRFGIAPTTPDSSEPWNGRAAAATFEGATLTFRLTGDVVIARDADELRADRLEGVLDRAHRVRHFTAEGNVRFHSRTEQTTVEIVSQSLMVSLTERRAVSRAVAIGSVLARFRDRTDERELRGPRVEITFVSSRNALVPQFARAEGGRVSLALRDGAPDRRTGERRVEADRLEAFFRTETRALARLRASGNVRVEIPPTSSAKTAERTTIWAQEAELTFDGEKNRATLGRASGDIRVRIEPVDASATSSQRLTTSATLLVEFDPKTRGIARLLQSGRFRYVEGDRRAESERAIYEADSGWIRLRGGDPTVWDARGRTRADEVDMNVREERSVARGRVVTTILPREAMARALPFAERDAPIFIAADRLEADHRARRVRYTGAVRAWQQDTYLATEALELDEAGRTLNAYGRVRSFLFRAPRVEGGRAEAVPIFVSAARLSYCEAERKILYEGEVSLQRGAQRLLAESLTVFMKPDVAEIERALAERRVTLMEPERRAYAERATYDAASARIVLEGAPARVEDDRHGVRQQGARLTFQDGGDKVLIEDGEGARRVKTVRTIPRGKP
- a CDS encoding DHH family phosphoesterase, translating into SAQLVHLLPLAAIGTIADVAPLVGENRTIARLGLAELRTPEQVGLRVLAEMAGLAPDRPVTSEDVAFRLAPRLNAVGRLSTAQPAIELLLTEDMETARRLAGHLNEQNARRQREEQAVLAEIEAMLAEDPMLRERKVLVLAREGWHRGVLGLVASKVVERFARPAVVLALEDEWAHGSGRSIPAFHLLRGLEACADLFERYGGHAHAAGLVLRRDRLEEFRERLTAEAERVLTPLDLVPTLVLDGTLTLSDVTFEFWQHLAQLEPFGVGNPRPIFLFANVRVDGEPRVLKDRHLKLRLRQAEKSMEALWWNGIERLRERAFKSPIWLAASIGESFYEGLLHIHLVIKDLSEAPPPLVSAPPSPSLTIGGGS
- the rpoN gene encoding RNA polymerase factor sigma-54; its protein translation is MPSVKITQGLTQRLALTPQLKQRIDLLAMTKLELLALVRQELRENPVLEEVIEPVPSAEKVLLNTERESRAAMSESEETPSKPKDVFEEVDFEDFFQNYLDPVPQTAWAEPPPEDEASLLEKLTPSRPSLYEVLLEQLRLIAPKDADVREAAEAIIGCLNSDGYLEATLEEIRALGGWSDEVVERALALVQSLDPPGIGARDLRECLLLQLRARGWEDRLAARLVREHLWELQPHRLPELAQRLNLPLETLREELEVIRQLDPRPGRNLGAAPPTYIAPEASIVKVDDRYVILFNEEGLPQLRINAYYRRLLRDERLPKETRDFVRERLRSAVELLKNIEHRRRAIYRVCEAIVRRQRDFLDYGPEHLKPMLLKDIAAELGLSLSTVSRIVSNKYIDTPQGLIELRRFFTEGVRKENGEQISTRVLKLRLQKLIEQEDPRAPLTDEDLVRLLEREGIRLSRRTVTKYRKQLGIPSSRDRLLLAAGRGR